One region of Pseudomonas glycinae genomic DNA includes:
- a CDS encoding DUF3565 domain-containing protein, giving the protein METALLAAISMGRDLLHKNEERTSLNKDLPESEQNPDRRDRLAPVTVTGFHQDEDGHWVAELSCGHTQHLRHLPPWQSRAWVLDAAQRIEKIGQPFACGWCAQGSVSDNLGD; this is encoded by the coding sequence ATGGAGACAGCCTTATTGGCGGCGATCAGCATGGGGCGAGACCTTTTGCATAAGAATGAAGAACGGACAAGTCTAAACAAGGATTTGCCCGAAAGCGAACAGAACCCGGACAGACGGGATCGATTGGCGCCCGTGACCGTCACCGGATTCCATCAGGACGAGGACGGCCACTGGGTCGCCGAGCTGTCCTGCGGCCACACCCAGCACCTGCGCCACCTGCCGCCGTGGCAGTCCCGGGCCTGGGTCCTGGACGCCGCGCAACGTATTGAAAAAATAGGCCAACCCTTTGCTTGCGGTTGGTGCGCACAAGGCTCGGTTAGCGATAACCTTGGCGACTGA
- a CDS encoding FKBP-type peptidyl-prolyl cis-trans isomerase, whose translation MLIAANKAVSIDYTLTNDAGEVIDSSAGGAPLVYLHGAGNIIPGLEKALEGKEVGNDLEVSVEPEDAYGEYAAELVSTLSRSMFEGVDELEVGMQFHASAPDGQMQIVTIRDLDGDDVTVDGNHPLAGQRLNFKVKVVAIRDASQEEIAHGHVHGEGGHHH comes from the coding sequence ATGCTGATCGCCGCCAATAAGGCTGTCTCCATCGACTATACCCTGACCAACGACGCTGGTGAGGTCATCGACAGCTCCGCCGGCGGCGCTCCGCTGGTCTACCTGCATGGCGCAGGCAACATCATCCCGGGCCTGGAAAAAGCCCTGGAAGGTAAAGAAGTCGGCAACGATCTGGAAGTTTCCGTCGAGCCGGAAGATGCCTACGGCGAATACGCCGCTGAACTGGTCAGCACCCTGAGCCGCAGCATGTTCGAAGGCGTTGACGAGCTGGAAGTCGGCATGCAGTTCCACGCTTCGGCGCCGGACGGCCAGATGCAGATCGTCACCATTCGTGACCTGGACGGCGACGACGTCACTGTCGACGGCAACCATCCGCTGGCCGGTCAGCGCCTGAACTTCAAAGTGAAGGTCGTTGCCATCCGTGACGCCAGCCAGGAAGAAATCGCTCATGGTCACGTCCATGGCGAAGGTGGCCATCACCACTGA